A stretch of the Acyrthosiphon pisum isolate AL4f chromosome A2, pea_aphid_22Mar2018_4r6ur, whole genome shotgun sequence genome encodes the following:
- the LOC100168385 gene encoding HSPB1-associated protein 1 isoform X2 translates to MSKDIEKSGNWLYFDYKHIGETVDENIFKSISWKKFGYENLGPKDSTLWIGSIGAHTPCHQDLYGINLVAQVHGKKRWILMPPEMGKYLKPSRVPYEESSCYSKINFSCPDNVKDIDDACRCAVVVLSPGDVLFVPHKWWHYVENLTTAISINTWIQTPKHDNVARLNESVVRFMASSICSGVSKNIQSRLLNPNEIFSPSMIAESIQFIDQSIKMIKNEENTADLKEPDSTSLMKYQYKTYEPEECLSKVELDTKYHRHNHTSSSLKSDLNTDISHRLLDSLCNENVINQIVSNLIKID, encoded by the exons ATGTCAAAAGATATTGAGAAAAGTGGAAATtggttatattttgattataagcACATTGGAGAAACAGTTGATGAAAACATATTCAAA tccaTATCATGGAAAAAGTTTGGTTACGAAAATTTAGGTCCAAAAGATTCAACTTTATGGATTGGAAGTATTGGTGCACATACACCATGTCATCAAGACTTATATGGTATTAACTTAGTGGCTCAAGTTCATGGAAA AAAACGTTGGATTCTAATGCCACCTGAAATGGGAAAATATTTGAAGCCATCTAGAGTCCCTTATGAAGAGTCTAGCTGTTATAGCAAAATTAACTTTTCATGTCCAGACAATGTTaaag atattGATGATGCTTGTAGATGTGCGGTAGTAGTTTTATCACCAGGTGATGTACTATTCGTCCCACATAAATGGTGGCATTATGTTGAAAACTTAACAACTGCTATTAGTATTAATACTTGGATACAGACTCCTAAACATGACAATGTGGCTCGGTTAAATGAGTCTGTGGTTCGTTTTATGGCGAGCAGTATATGTTCCGGTGTGTCTAAGAATATTCAATCTAGATTACTAAATCCAAATGAa atattttcaccATCCATGATTGCAGAGTCAATTCAGTTTATCGACCAAAGcattaaaatg ataaaaaatgaGGAAAATACAGCAGATTTGAAAGAACCAGATTCAACTTCACTTATGAAATATCAGTATAAAACCTATGAACCAGAAGAATGTTTGTCTAAAGTAGAGCTTGACACAAAATATCACAGACATAACCATACTTCAAGTTCTTTAAAATCAGATTTAAATACTGATATAAGTCATAGATTATTAGATTCATTATGTAATGAAAATGTCATAAATCAAAttgttagtaatttaattaaaatagactAA
- the LOC100159494 gene encoding zinc finger protein 678, whose protein sequence is MTSNVKTENNTELGTMPSQLLNVVINDSNGTKKNHTVATIPSMSKSMKRALESETTIIPIYSKSNFKQVKSANGHSGRKGILAVNDFPIKLPATLLAECTIEISNKPNKNSIHHNEKSLTIRNRNLTNYQNKFAVEKQLKATENEVSEVDIRDMMTSVEAVYSDDEDIPKPAVGPCNLETQRPEILFPFSCEYCPNKFSNRGALWQHTVAFHTIEKTCECNLCGRKFYRNCSLALHMKSHSDEYNCACSICGREFNRFTLLQRHAKLHSEVAQYKCTACNKSFDDLNTLQLHAAEHKDKLACEQCEAVFTTKESLDIHMEAMHGDHQEDVIQVRMNGGEKSYACRFCGKTYGAKAIVKKHELIHTGERLKCEECGIEFTQKSSLMRHTKRIHPTANT, encoded by the exons atgacgTCTAATGtcaaaacagaaaataatactGAACTGGGCACAATGCCGTCGCAATTGTTGAATGTTGTAATTAACGATTCTAATGGtactaaaaaaaaccataccGTGGCGACAATTCCATCAATGTCAAAGTCAATGAAACGAGCCCTGGAGTCGGAGACCACAATAATTCCCATTTACTCAAAATCCAATTTCAA GCAAGTCAAGTCAGCAAATGGACATTCTGGACGCAAGGGTATATTAGCTGTCAACGATTTTCCAATAAAACTACCGGCTACACTATTAGCCGAGTGTACCattgaaatttcaaataaacctaataaaaattCCAT acatcacaatgaaaaaagtttaactaTTAGGAACcgtaatttaacaaattatcaaaacaaatttgcAGTTGAAAAAcag TTAAAAGCTACAGAAAATGAAGTATCCGAAGTAGATATTCGTGACATGATGACAAGTGTTGAAGCTGTTTACTCAGACGATGAAGACATTCCAAAACCTGCTGTAGGACCCTGTAATTTAGAAACACAACGACCAGAAATTCTTTTTCCATTTTCATGTGAATATTGTCCAAATAAATTCAGTAACCGTGGTGCTCTCTGGCAACATACTGTTGCTTTTCACACTATTGAAAAAACATGTGAATGTAATTTATGTGGACGTAAATTTTATCGTAACTGTAGTCTTGCATTACACATGAAAAGCCACTCAGATGAATACAACTGCGCATGTTCTATTTGTGGTCGAGAATTCAATCGATTTACATTATTGCAGAGACATGCCAAGCTACACTCAGAGGTTGCTCAATACAAGTGTACAGCTTGCAACAAGTCGTTTGACGATCTGAACACATTGCAGTTGCATGCAGCTGAACATAAAGACAAATTGGCATGTGAACAGTGTGAAGCTGTATTCACCACTAAAGAATCATTGGACATACACATGGAGGCTATGCATGGTGACCATCAAGAAGATGTCATACAAGTCAGGATGAATGGAGGCGAAAAATCATACGCATGTCGTTTTTGTGGTAAAACTTATGGGGCCAAAGCTATAGTTAAGAAACATGAATTAATCCACACTGGTGAACGACTGAAGTGCGAAGAATGTGGTATTGAGTTTACACAGAAATCATCACTAATGCGACATACAAAGCGCATACATCCAACTGCCAACACATag
- the LOC100160908 gene encoding trafficking protein particle complex subunit 12 produces MDRKTPELRPAINEYFKDPSPSSNLFDNISSHAATDSKREEPAVCRIFQQIETKKTDIFDIIKPLEDSHNNSPSFDFREPTFSNTGNNSVDPMDIFNHEYELSSIPAEDERRRFAWIPSVKTKNTLEKASQMNHTLPRDMLTMPGVENVNFTVKLYENLVSYLGETEAAAFKSKTIDEVPQDEQGLKLLIEESNFSEALNLTTRLLAMYGQGPGQVGYPSKHTKTSLQLWFTRFALLVKICAWKIISKEALAWDDLDRPDLYIQWYKELYGNKYGTLVPFSFRLILAELPQYVISSTNVYSKLFEVLVGVKKIISNLDNGLTEDGRNVELTIQDRNTSKLLWYSREARVIHSIINCAVNQKDFKLAIKLLKDLIETPRLKYTIEHSRSLLSAMGRIYLQVGDLKAHGYFLKSSRLKPQSLGTLGENKADYRELIDAALLAIAQNNYKEAYKHFENAYIMDSNKVMALNNMATCLFYEGQLNNAITLLEDAIQKFPDLALNESLLSNICCFYQFQNSASNKQRLLKYHIISKYKNSVPDIIN; encoded by the exons ATGGATCGGAAAACACCGGAACTGCGACCAGCTATTAACGAATACTTCAAGGATCCATCGCCATCGTCTAACTTATTCGATAATATATCATCTCACGCTGCAACCGACAGCAAACGAGAAGAACCTGCAGTTTGTCGTATTTTTCAACAGattgaaactaaaaaaacgGACATATTTGACATTATCAAACCTCTAGAGGATAGTCACAATAACAGTCCGTCATTTGACTTTCGAGAAC caacattttcaaatactgGAAATAACAGTGTTGATCCTATGGATATATTCAATCATGAGTATGAACTATCTTCAATTCCAGCCGAAGATGAAAGGCGGCGATTTGCTTGGATACCAtcagttaaaacaaaaaatacacttGAAAAGGCTTCACAAATGAATCATACATTGCCCAGAGACATGTTAACCATGCCCGgtgttgaaaatgttaatttt AcagttaaattatatgaaaacctAGTGTCATACCTTGGCGAAACTGAGGCAGCTGCGTTTAAAAGTAAAACGATAGATGAAGTTCCACAGGACGAACAAGGTTTGAAATTGTTGATTGAGGAGAGCAACTTTTCTGAAGCATTAAACTTGACAACTCGATTGTTGGCAATGTATGGTCAAGGTCCTGGGCAAGTGGGCTATCCTAGTAAACATACGAAAACTTCACTTCAG ttgtggttcACAAGATTTGCACTGTTAGTGAAAATTTGTGCATGGAAAATCATTAGCAAAGAAGCATTGGCCTGGGATGATTTAGATCGTCCAGATCTTTACATACAATGGTATAAGGAGCTGTATGGTAACAAATATGGGACACTTGTTCCATTTAGTTTTAGGCTTATACTTGCTGAGCTACCACAGTACGTGATTTCATCAACTAATGTTTATAGTAAACTATTTGAAGTACTCGTTGGTGTTAAAAAA atcaTATCAAATTTAGATAATGGACTTACCGAAGATGGTAGAAATGTAGAGTTGACAATTCAAGACCGAAACACTTCAAAATTGCTTTGGTATTCAAGAGAAGCAAGAGTTATACATTCAATTATTAACTGTGCTGTAAACCAAAAG gattttaagctcgcaattaaattattaaaagatcTTATTGAAACTCCACgattaaaatacacaattgaACACTCTCGATCACTCTTATCTGCAATGGGCCGTATTTATTTACAAGTTGGTGATCTCAAAGCTCACGGATACTTTCTTAAATCATCTCGTCTAAAACCTCAATCACT aggaACATTAGGTGAAAATAAAGCTGATTACCGTGAATTAATAGATGCTGCTTTATTGGCCATTGctcaaaataattacaaagaagcttataaacattttgaaaatgcatACATAATGGACTCAAATAAAGTCATG GCTTTAAATAACATGGctacatgtttattttatgaagGCCAACTAAATAATGCAATAACATTGTTGGAAGATGCTATACAAAAATTTCCAGATTTGGCATTAAATGAGAGTTTATTATCCAACATATGTTGTTTTTACCAGTTTCAAAATTCTGCATCTAATAAACAGAGACTACtcaagtatcatattatttcaaaatataaaaacagtgtCCCCGATATCATTAATTAA
- the LOC100168385 gene encoding HSPB1-associated protein 1 isoform X1 has product MDNIKHIIESSRVPIIFHNMLDDWELFKWNLDKWNNIFKHQLLDCRKGRITCTKEPLWESKCLHESHSFSEVINMSKDIEKSGNWLYFDYKHIGETVDENIFKSISWKKFGYENLGPKDSTLWIGSIGAHTPCHQDLYGINLVAQVHGKKRWILMPPEMGKYLKPSRVPYEESSCYSKINFSCPDNVKDIDDACRCAVVVLSPGDVLFVPHKWWHYVENLTTAISINTWIQTPKHDNVARLNESVVRFMASSICSGVSKNIQSRLLNPNEIFSPSMIAESIQFIDQSIKMIKNEENTADLKEPDSTSLMKYQYKTYEPEECLSKVELDTKYHRHNHTSSSLKSDLNTDISHRLLDSLCNENVINQIVSNLIKID; this is encoded by the exons ATggataacattaaacatattatcgaATCATCTCGAGTTcctataatttttcataatatgttagATGATTGGGAACTTTTTAAATGGAATTTAGACAAAtggaacaatatatttaaacaccAGTTATTAGACTGTAGAAAAGGAAGAATTACGTGTACTAaa GAACCATTATGGGAAAGTAAGTGTTTGCATGAAAGTCATTCGTTTAGTGAAGTTATAAACATGTCAAAAGATATTGAGAAAAGTGGAAATtggttatattttgattataagcACATTGGAGAAACAGTTGATGAAAACATATTCAAA tccaTATCATGGAAAAAGTTTGGTTACGAAAATTTAGGTCCAAAAGATTCAACTTTATGGATTGGAAGTATTGGTGCACATACACCATGTCATCAAGACTTATATGGTATTAACTTAGTGGCTCAAGTTCATGGAAA AAAACGTTGGATTCTAATGCCACCTGAAATGGGAAAATATTTGAAGCCATCTAGAGTCCCTTATGAAGAGTCTAGCTGTTATAGCAAAATTAACTTTTCATGTCCAGACAATGTTaaag atattGATGATGCTTGTAGATGTGCGGTAGTAGTTTTATCACCAGGTGATGTACTATTCGTCCCACATAAATGGTGGCATTATGTTGAAAACTTAACAACTGCTATTAGTATTAATACTTGGATACAGACTCCTAAACATGACAATGTGGCTCGGTTAAATGAGTCTGTGGTTCGTTTTATGGCGAGCAGTATATGTTCCGGTGTGTCTAAGAATATTCAATCTAGATTACTAAATCCAAATGAa atattttcaccATCCATGATTGCAGAGTCAATTCAGTTTATCGACCAAAGcattaaaatg ataaaaaatgaGGAAAATACAGCAGATTTGAAAGAACCAGATTCAACTTCACTTATGAAATATCAGTATAAAACCTATGAACCAGAAGAATGTTTGTCTAAAGTAGAGCTTGACACAAAATATCACAGACATAACCATACTTCAAGTTCTTTAAAATCAGATTTAAATACTGATATAAGTCATAGATTATTAGATTCATTATGTAATGAAAATGTCATAAATCAAAttgttagtaatttaattaaaatagactAA